One region of Mycolicibacterium rhodesiae NBB3 genomic DNA includes:
- a CDS encoding FAD-binding protein, translating to MGSDLDVSVQECDVLVVGGGIGGVRAALRAAELGSSVILVEKAVVSRAGPMTYVHSQYAPDHRVQGEEMTEWAREFVVGSNYLADQDWVQQYIAEAYDRVNEQIEWGVPYSTHKDGSLKYVTVRGHNLGTTLGVDGRVCMEILKERMKAAGVRLFERVDVIDLLTTDGCRPTAGAVCGAVGVNVVTGQCHVFTAGSVILNTGPWYPKLHYAFADHCSGEGHVAAWRVGAEFAGMEFGQFAAWSYFNRSFFTPGQAKIQGIGGKFCNVAGEYFMDRYDPIWGDKGGLFTIARAIMTEMVEGRGPCYLDLRHVPQADLEVLYEVSPTVRRAFTEFDVDPSTDLLEVTPFIVLGTSSTSGPTIDLDGATTVPGLYAAGYGTACPHLMSGISGSGISSFSAVAGYRAGTAAAARGGHAVARSVWENQAQESFAEYFAPMRRLRQVRPVDVWKAIGEATANPAFALFKSEARIDAALAELYRIRDRVLRYVFAPDYQELKKAHEVRAYLTLAIITCEAMKRRTESRGELFRIDYPYADNDEWLKWLLVRRGSGGEFDLQFSERDLPIQSWPVQAPPGRHPSPYTVPQGYREEAAVQ from the coding sequence ATGGGAAGTGACCTGGATGTGTCGGTCCAAGAATGCGACGTCTTGGTGGTGGGTGGGGGAATTGGCGGAGTGCGGGCAGCACTACGGGCCGCGGAGTTGGGGTCGTCGGTGATTCTGGTAGAGAAGGCGGTGGTGTCTCGGGCAGGGCCGATGACGTATGTCCACAGCCAATACGCCCCTGATCACCGGGTGCAGGGTGAGGAGATGACGGAGTGGGCGCGCGAGTTCGTGGTGGGCAGCAATTATTTGGCCGATCAGGATTGGGTGCAGCAATACATAGCCGAGGCCTATGACAGGGTTAACGAGCAGATCGAGTGGGGTGTGCCCTATTCCACCCATAAGGATGGGTCGCTGAAGTATGTGACGGTCCGCGGCCACAACCTTGGCACCACGCTGGGTGTGGATGGTCGCGTGTGTATGGAAATCCTCAAGGAGAGGATGAAGGCGGCGGGGGTGCGTCTGTTCGAGCGAGTCGATGTGATCGATCTGCTGACCACCGACGGGTGCCGGCCCACCGCTGGTGCGGTGTGTGGTGCGGTGGGGGTAAACGTTGTCACCGGCCAGTGTCATGTCTTTACGGCGGGCAGCGTCATCCTCAACACCGGCCCCTGGTATCCCAAGCTGCATTACGCGTTCGCCGACCATTGCAGCGGGGAGGGACATGTGGCGGCGTGGCGAGTGGGTGCCGAGTTCGCCGGCATGGAGTTCGGCCAGTTCGCCGCCTGGAGTTACTTCAATCGGTCATTCTTCACACCGGGTCAAGCCAAGATTCAGGGGATCGGTGGCAAGTTCTGCAACGTGGCGGGCGAGTACTTCATGGACCGCTATGACCCGATCTGGGGGGATAAGGGCGGGCTATTCACCATCGCGCGCGCGATCATGACCGAGATGGTGGAGGGCCGAGGGCCGTGCTATCTCGACTTGCGTCACGTACCACAGGCGGATCTAGAGGTGCTGTATGAAGTGTCTCCGACGGTGCGGCGCGCCTTTACCGAGTTTGACGTCGATCCCTCCACGGACCTGCTGGAGGTGACCCCGTTCATCGTGCTCGGCACGAGCAGCACCAGCGGTCCCACGATCGACCTGGACGGAGCAACCACAGTGCCCGGCCTGTACGCGGCCGGGTATGGCACGGCGTGCCCGCATCTGATGTCGGGAATTTCTGGCAGCGGGATCTCGAGCTTCTCCGCCGTTGCGGGGTACCGGGCGGGCACTGCGGCGGCGGCGCGCGGCGGTCACGCGGTAGCGCGCAGTGTGTGGGAGAACCAGGCACAGGAGAGCTTCGCGGAGTATTTCGCGCCGATGCGTCGACTGCGGCAGGTCCGGCCGGTGGATGTGTGGAAAGCCATCGGCGAGGCGACGGCCAATCCGGCATTCGCATTGTTCAAGTCGGAGGCACGGATCGATGCAGCGCTCGCTGAGCTGTACCGGATCCGGGATCGGGTACTGCGTTACGTCTTCGCACCGGACTATCAAGAACTTAAGAAGGCGCATGAAGTGCGCGCATACCTGACGTTGGCGATCATCACCTGTGAGGCGATGAAGCGGCGCACCGAAAGTCGCGGGGAGCTGTTTCGTATCGACTACCCCTACGCCGACAACGATGAGTGGCTGAAGTGGCTGCTCGTGCGCCGGGGCAGCGGCGGTGAATTCGACCTGCAGTTCAGCGAACGCGACCTGCCGATCCAGTCGTGGCCGGTGCAGGCGCCGCCCGGCCGCCATCCAAGTCCATATACCGTGCCGCAAGGCTACCGCGAGGAGGCGGCGGTTCAGTGA
- a CDS encoding 4Fe-4S dicluster domain-containing protein, whose amino-acid sequence MIESIDETTCDGCNVCIDSCPTGVIRLVEGDEPWATTKWRAKIIYPNDCHSCRLCAIDCHVDAIVVSHALVIPDPFLPGVEPLDGSRDAPPDENKT is encoded by the coding sequence GTGATCGAAAGCATCGACGAAACAACGTGCGACGGGTGCAACGTCTGCATCGACAGCTGCCCAACCGGGGTGATCCGGCTGGTGGAGGGCGACGAACCGTGGGCCACGACCAAGTGGCGAGCCAAGATCATCTACCCCAACGACTGTCATTCCTGTCGGTTGTGCGCAATCGATTGCCACGTGGACGCGATCGTTGTCAGCCACGCACTAGTGATCCCCGACCCCTTCCTCCCGGGCGTAGAGCCCCTCGACGGCAGCCGCGACGCTCCGCCCGACGAAAATAAAACTTGA
- a CDS encoding aldehyde dehydrogenase family protein gives MINANLIINGREETSDRTIDVVSPADIRIVLGSVPDAAPGQVDEAVAAAAMAFPEWSSRPLEERQGALLAAAGTIHDMIEEYAPILSRENGKILEESHVDLEFASGICGYTAGISAEILADQQIRDTGGTTLIRRRPIGPVAAITPWNFPVVLAFMKLAPALVAGNTVVLKPAANSPLVLAEVIRALQQHFPPGVLNMVTGGDAVGEALVAHPRIRKIGFTGGIDTGRKVMAAAARDIKRVTLELGGNDPAILLDDVDLSPETMRQIVKGAFATTGQVCFGLKRIYVPTRIHDRFVEAFSAAVDEIVVGPGDDPRVTMGPLNNAQQKNLVEKIVDDTRSSGATVTTLGQRLDSAAWDHGHFMMPSVVTAADPRLAIVEEEQFGPVVPVLKYDELDDVIRLVNQSQYGLAASIWTSDEERAFLLGRRFDTGSVFINSHTFTSLDPRAPFGGAKASGLGREFSPASLDSYTELQTISRRIGPPGPPLS, from the coding sequence ATGATCAACGCAAACCTCATCATCAACGGACGTGAGGAAACATCCGACCGGACGATCGACGTCGTCAGCCCGGCTGATATCCGAATAGTGCTCGGTTCGGTCCCAGACGCCGCACCCGGGCAGGTCGACGAAGCGGTCGCAGCTGCCGCAATGGCGTTCCCAGAATGGTCATCGCGGCCCCTGGAAGAACGCCAGGGAGCACTACTTGCCGCCGCAGGCACGATCCACGACATGATCGAGGAATATGCGCCGATCCTGAGCCGGGAGAACGGAAAGATCCTCGAAGAGTCGCACGTCGACCTCGAATTCGCGTCGGGCATTTGCGGCTACACCGCAGGCATTTCGGCTGAAATCCTTGCAGACCAACAGATTCGCGACACCGGGGGCACGACCCTCATCCGCCGCCGCCCAATCGGGCCGGTGGCCGCCATCACGCCGTGGAACTTCCCGGTGGTCCTGGCATTCATGAAGCTGGCGCCCGCGCTCGTCGCCGGCAACACAGTCGTCTTAAAGCCGGCGGCAAACTCCCCGTTGGTTCTCGCCGAGGTCATCCGAGCCCTCCAACAGCACTTCCCTCCGGGCGTGCTCAACATGGTCACCGGAGGCGACGCGGTCGGAGAAGCACTCGTCGCTCACCCGAGAATTCGCAAGATTGGTTTCACCGGCGGCATCGATACCGGGCGCAAAGTTATGGCCGCGGCCGCGCGCGACATCAAGCGGGTGACGCTCGAGCTGGGCGGAAACGACCCTGCGATCCTCCTCGACGACGTCGACCTCTCGCCCGAGACTATGCGGCAGATCGTAAAAGGCGCGTTCGCGACCACCGGCCAGGTGTGCTTCGGTCTCAAACGTATCTACGTGCCGACCCGCATCCACGACCGCTTCGTGGAAGCGTTCTCAGCCGCCGTGGATGAAATCGTCGTCGGGCCCGGCGACGACCCCCGAGTCACCATGGGGCCGCTGAACAACGCTCAGCAGAAGAACCTCGTCGAGAAGATCGTGGACGACACGCGCTCGAGCGGCGCGACCGTCACCACCCTCGGGCAGCGGCTCGATTCGGCGGCCTGGGACCACGGCCACTTCATGATGCCCAGCGTGGTCACTGCGGCTGATCCTCGCCTCGCAATCGTCGAAGAGGAACAGTTCGGCCCGGTAGTGCCCGTGCTGAAATACGACGAACTCGACGACGTGATCCGGCTCGTGAATCAATCGCAATACGGGCTTGCCGCCTCGATCTGGACGTCAGATGAAGAGCGGGCGTTCCTGCTTGGCCGTCGGTTCGACACCGGCTCCGTCTTCATCAACAGCCACACCTTCACCTCCCTCGACCCCCGCGCACCCTTCGGTGGGGCGAAAGCAAGCGGCTTGGGACGCGAATTCTCTCCAGCCAGCCTGGATTCCTACACCGAATTACAAACAATCAGCCGTCGCATCGGGCCGCCAGGCCCTCCGCTGTCCTGA